Part of the Oncorhynchus mykiss isolate Arlee chromosome 12, USDA_OmykA_1.1, whole genome shotgun sequence genome, TTTCTTGTTGTGTATGTGGGCATGTAGGCTGGACAATTTACATCcattctctcccatctcttctttAGAGAAGGATGCAGTAGTCCTGTTTGATCCATTCTTCCTTTATCTGAATCTGACCTGCCTAGTGGCCCTCCCAGGCCTTCCCATTATGGAGTGATGGAGCAGGAGAGAAATTGTGTACCTCTAAAATTGCAGGAGGGGGATAAAAACAAGATTAGATCAATGCCCTGGCCGTATCCAGCCCCGCCGCCACTGCTGCCTACCTGTCACAGTCAACGCCACCCCTGTAGAAATTGACTTGGGGGGGCGGAAGTGGGAGCCAGAcaatgcctctgtctctgtctctgtctctgtctctgtctctctctctctctctctctctctctctctctctctctctctctctctctctctctctctctctctctctctctctctctttctgcctctaaGCTTGTCCATTTATTGAATCACTCTCCCTCTATACCCgttattctctctgtctcgctggtTGCTAAGCTACTGCCACTAGCCAGTGTTCTGGAATTGCGGCGAGGTGGGGTGATAGAAAAAGAGAAATAGATAAGCTGTAATACCCAGGAAGGCAGGCAGTGTGCTAGCATTAGGCGCTGATTGCTCCTGGCTATGTGTGAGGGATAATGCCCCATGGCTCACATTGTACTGGGTAAAGAGCTAAAGAGGGGGTCAGATGGCACCCAATTAAAACAGTGAGCCGGAGAGGGTGTAGGGGGGGTTTGGGGCAGGTGACAGGAGATTGGTCTTGACCTCTGTCTCCGCTCCATAGAACACTGGTCAAGATTTTCACTGAGTCTGAGAATGCAATCACTCTGCCAATATCAGTGTTTGGATAACCAACCGTCACCACGTCACCCCTTTCCTTTTCACTGGGTCTGGATATAATGAAGACCACCTCGTCGCGTAAGAGAGGGTCCACCTGGGATTTGTTTGAACTCAGGTAGTCTATATCTCCGTGGGGTTTACCTTACGAGATGTGCCCCAGCTCTTCTCATGGCGGACATGTTGTTTGTGTTGTGACGCTGTGCCTCCTGACCCGCTGGCCCCCTGCCTCTCTGGCTCGGAGAGCACTGCTCCTCTCCTCAACAGGTGTCCCAAGGTAAAAGAGCAACTCAAATGAGAACGTATAGGGAAAGAAAGACCCTTAACTGGCATTTAACGGAGGGGAGAAAGGgatagagggataaagagagggtgAGCATTTTTCTTCCATGGGCTCTTTTTAAAAGCACATCCACTCTTTGGCACAATGGGTTTGTTTCATAGCCTGCTGTGTAACACAGAAAGacggagacaaagagagggagggagggagggagggagagaggtggcgAGAGAAAGAGGAGGCGAAAGAAGGAGAGGAATCAAGTTAGAAAGTTTAATGAGAGATGTGTAGATCTGCCAAAATGTTTAGGCCAGGAGATTCTTCAATGAGGGAAGTGTGGGAGACATTGTCCCTGGAGATAGGAGGCAGAAAAAGCAAGTGAATTCAATTAAGGCCATGCAATTCAAATTCACTGCCCTAAAACACACAAACAGATACACTCATTCAAACAAATggatgcgcacgcacacacacacacacacacacacacacacacacacaaacacacacacacatacacgtatacacacacacacacacacacacacacacacacacacacacacacacacacacacacacacacacacacacacacacacacacacacacacacacacacacacacaggacaacgCTACAACAAATGAAGGCAATGAAGCCATTATCTCCCTGAAACAACTTGAATGACTAATGGATGCAGCCTGTTAAGGGGTTGTTGAGTGGAGCGGTCAGAAACACCCTGCTGCTGTGTACCTGGAGTCTCTGTCAGGGGGGAACTAATGACTACATTTAGCTCTATGTGATTAACTGTCCCACAGGTGACAGTGCCCACAACCCCAGACATggcccctctctcactctctctcaattcaattcgctttattggcatgatgtaacaatgtacatattgccaaagtttattttggatatttacaatataaaaataaatacaaatgagaatcaaaattgtcaatgggacaacagtaacaacaataaccaagggtcaaaataaccatacattcaacaataacaataagcatacagtagagtacatgttgCAGGTACATgagtacatgtctctctctctagctctgtttctctctctgtttctctctctctctctgtttctctctctctcgatctcacagcttctctctcactctctctctctctctctctctctgtttctctctctctctcgctctgtttctctctctgtttctctctctctctctcgctctgtttctctctctctctatctctcagtttatctctctctctctctcaatttatctctctctctctctctctctctgtgtttctctctctctctctctgtttctctctctctgtttctctccctctctctgtttctctctctctctctgtttctctctctctctctctcgctctgtttctctctctgtttctctctctctctctgtttctctctctctctctatctctcagctTCTCTCagtttatatatctctctctctctctctgtttctctctctctctgtttctctccctctctctctctctctctctctgtttctcttggtctctctttttctgtttctctcttctatACTCCCTAACCTTCTCACTGTTTATCAGTGTTTCCTGTTGCttaatcccctctctctctcacttaatCTAGACCtccactcacactcactcactcacacacaagccagtcgcacacacacacttagttcATCTAATGAAAACTTGGCTGTAGGTAATCTATTAGACTAATTGAACTGGATCAACATCCTAAGAAGTCTGCCCACAGCTGCATCTCTCGAGAAGGGATGTGGAGATGAAGGGGTTTGGGGTGGGGGATGGAGAAGTGTATGGAGGGTGGGGACTTCTACTCTGCTGTGTTCAGGTGCTTCCATGCCCTGTGTGAAGGCCTCTAAAGACATGGGTGAAGGTGGAGTGGGGAGGTGGAAGGGGAGGTGGAAGGTATGGGCTAAACCCCTCCCTGTTGCTAAGGGATGTCTTCACTTAGTTTGTGTTGCTAGGCTGCCAATTCCCCCGTGCTAAGTGGAAGCGTTTTCCCTTCTCCTTCGTCCAggcaccccatctctctctccctctcttcttccctccttcctttTCTCAACCAAAATAACTTTACCAACCATCCATCACTATGCTCACAGGGCTACTGTTGCTAAGGAACAAGTCTGAGACACACATGTCTATATGCACTTTCCATATCTATTTATATCTTTATACACAGGCCTACATGCTGTGTGTCATGATATGAAATAATAATGAGCTCATGCCACCTGTGACCTGTGTTGAGTTCTGTATTGCATCTAGTGTCACGAATGATGTAGATAATTGACCGAACAGAACGTGCTGCTTCTCAGAAAATATTACTTCTGCATTCCACATATAAACCTCAGTTTTACCAACAGGTTGTATGCAGCAAATGGACGAAAAATATAATGAATTGACTTCAAAGTCTGTGGGAATGTTGTGAACAAGTCTTTGTAGGCAGTTTCATATCAAAATGTTTGAAACAGACTTTTCATTCAAGGACTTCCTCTTCTACTTTGATTCAGGAATGAAAGTCCCTGGCTGTATTTTGTACTGTAACCGTATTTGACTTTGCGTGGGCTGCAGTTTAATGTTTCATAAATAGACGACTGTATGCTTTATCGTTAACGGGGAGGCCGGCTGTATTTACAAAGGAATCGACATTTAAATCCATGTCTGTTTCTATAATTACAATACACTATTAAATGAATGAACAGAATGACATCTACACAGCATTAGTTGATAGCGCCAACTGTTGTCATTTACAAGTCCCTGATCGAAATGAGAAAAGCTAATAGGATTATTCCAACTTGGTGGACACCAAAACACTTTGTTTGATCTCCAGTTATTATACAGTGATAAATCAACTGTAATTGACCCCCTAGAAGTGTAATTAAATATATTTGTGTAAAGAGCTAATCGTTGTTTGTACACACGCTTCTCAGTTCGCAGCCGAAAGCCGCTTATAGCCAGACATAACGTGAGCATCCTAAATTGGTTTTCACAGGCTTTGTTTAGAGGATAAACATAATATTAGGTCTGGGGACTTAAATATTCTCTCACATTATCTGAGGGAGTTTTTTTGAAAGCATCCTCATAGCCTACACCTGCTCACCATAACGTCGATGCCATTACTTCTTCATATAATAAATAGCCTACTCCACAATGCCCAGGGACAAGACAAGCATACATGACTGTAAGGTTATTATAATACTCCTGTTCAAATATAATAAGTACTGAACCGTGGAGGTTCCATGTGAATAATAGTAGTGGTCTGGTCTATGATGAGAAATACTGTTTACTACTCAGAATGATATCACTTCTGTTCCAAGTCAATGTTCTCTACACAAAGTCATTGCGGAGGCCCGAGATAATGACCTATGAGAATACAGTTCCCCGTATGGCCATTAAAGAGGGCTTGATGGTACTAAAGATAACAGATGGTAATGGCAGCAGGATAATAATATTACTGTAGCAGGTGGTCGTCATGAGAAGAAGAATATGAACAGTTGGATACAATTTGCCTCTTAAGGCTCCTTGTGAGGTCCTCTATCTTGACACAAGCTCAACACCGAAAGCCAAATTGGGAAGGGAAAAAGTCCTTACAAATCATTGACGATATGCATAATATGAGCCATGGAGACTCTTTCAGTAAGTAGAATGTGTATAGCCAATCATATAGCCTATCACTAGGGCACATGTACGTTGTTCAGTACAAAGGCATGGTTGATAAGGTTGACTCCATAGAGGGCAAAGACAATAAGCTCTCATACCCAATCTTCAATCTGCATGTAGTTGATGGTGATTATAGTTGCTTTCCGTTTGTCAGAGCATCTAAACCTGCATCTCGTTGACGGTACTGCAGAGATCTCAATGTTAGTCGAGGGAGTTGCCTCCTCCGCAGCTGAACTAGCTTGACTGTGCACTTGAGAGAGAAACTGATATTTGAATAAGGCATGTTAATAAAATAGAGAGAGGCTGTTAATCTCAGCGAAAATAGCACtggagtccacacacacacaaagtatggagagaggggaggaatggaAATAGATTTCTCTGCTGAAAAGTTTGCCCAGATTGATCAACTTGATTACATTTCTCCATCTCTCAATTCAAGAAGTCTGTCTctgaatgtgtctctctctctgactgtgctTAAGGTTGTACTGTCACGGTGGCATTTGGAGGATGAGTGCAGAACTGAACTGTACAGTACATCAGGTTCTTTTCCGATCCCTCCTTTGTTGTAATACCTCCTGTTTTATGATGCAGTGAATATTAGAACGGTGGCACTTCAGGGAGACATGCAGCGTGAGCAAAGTGTTGTAGAGATTGATACACGTATCTCCCATCATTAAGGTTAGAACGAATTGTCATACTCTACATCCATCAGAAATCATCTAATGTTGGTGTGACGTGGTGACAGACCAATACCAATCCTTATGCCATTGATGACATATTCTAATAATAACACTCTATATGCCTGCTGTCGCTGACAGTCGATGAGGGCTGCATAAATCGTTCAATTGTCTACTGTCCGCACCCGCCCACCCACCTCCCCTCCTGGAGAGCGATTTAGTCAACGCGGAACTCATCAGCCCTTTAAAATGCACGAGACTTGCCACGAAAGCACACACACGCGGGCACAGGTGCGCATGCAGGGCAGTCTTACATACAGACTTAAACCTCCTTCGAGATGTCCAATGGGACCCGCTTAATTAAGAGGTTCGAGCTACGTAGAAGTTGTGTTCAGTTTAATACTTTGACTTGCAAGTATGATGGTGATACGGCATCTGGTTAGGGTTGTGATAGTTTCTCTCCGCTGATACGCACCGACATATCAGCTTTTGGTAGTGCTGTTATTACCGAATTTAAAAGAAGATTATATATTTCTCATTTGATTTttactttgatttgttttcacAGTCACATGACGCAAAGTGCAACTGCGAGACAGGGTTTTgccgtgagtgtgtgtctgtggaacCGCGTGCGCCCATAGCTGCCATTAGCGCTGTCAGACTGACATCCACGGAGACATGAACGGCTCCTTCTTCGACCAAGCCCAGGGCGCACTATTCAACAGTAGCCAAGTCCTCGCCGGTACTCTGGTGAACTGCTGCAACGGGACGGACGTGGCAACCAGTGACGGCGGCTCGCTGGCGCTACCTCCGGACGAGCGGAAACTCTTTATCAGTCGCGTCGTACAGATCGCGGTCCTGTGCGTACTGTCGCTCACCGTCATTTTCGG contains:
- the LOC110538162 gene encoding reprimo-like protein; this translates as MNGSFFDQAQGALFNSSQVLAGTLVNCCNGTDVATSDGGSLALPPDERKLFISRVVQIAVLCVLSLTVIFGIFFLGCNLMIKSESMINFMVKDRRPSKDIEAPVMIGLS